The genomic stretch AACAAAGCAGATATGACAGTTGAAACAAAATTTCCTATTTACTCAATACATGGAATAAGGTGAAACCAGATGATGTCGCAAATGCAGAGAAAAATCGTTTCATTAGAGATGACTtgcctcctctgccttttcagaGAGAGCCATGAGACTGCAAGGAGGATGTGGAATGGGAACCAGACATTGCCTGGAAGAAAAGTCTCCCAATATTGAAGGAATGAATCTGTTTATTCATCCCGATTGGCTGTAGTTTACTTATTGCTTTACTCACTAAATAATcctcagttctctcattttaaatttggattaatacaaaggaagaggagaaggaaacaaaatgtgTTTGAATTATATGAATCTGCCTGCATTAGGCTCTTTTCGCcacacagggaaggggagagggaagaagcttGCCCAGATAATGAAGGATTTGCTGGGCAAGGTTGGCTGGAGAATTGCTTCTTATGGTGGGCGGCAGAACATACAAAACCCGGTGGAGCAGGGAGTCTATATGCCAAAGcaaacaacagcagaaaacaaaGAGCATCTAGAAAATGGGTCTAATTAAATAGTATGGCACGTGCCTTGGCACGAATCAGAAGTTGGAGCATCAGATCAAGAAGAATCAGAATAATAACCAGAATAACTGGGAAAGAGTTAAATTAATTCTTCAAGTAGCAAAGCTTATTAAAGTCTTACAGTGCCAGAGGATGAAAAAGTGGGTGCTCAGGAGTTAGCTTTATAGGGTCTTTACACAGGGCTCAATCAGTATTCTCTTGTCTATGTCATCTCAAGCTGACATAACAAaattccacagactgggtggcttaaacaacagacgtttattttctcagagttcttgaggccagaagtccaagagcAAGGTGCCAACAcagtcagtttctggtgagaattCTCTTCCTGCTTTGCAGATGGCAACCTTCTCactatgtcttcacatggtggagagaatAAGACAACGAAGATCCCCCAGTGActcctcttataagggcactaatctcatccaTCATGAGGACCCAGCCCTCGTGACCCAATTATCTCTCAAAGGATCTACctccaaataacatcacattgggggttaggaattcaacatatgaatttgtggagggggacacagttcagtccatagcaactGTCAATTTCGATTACCTCAGAGTCATCGTAAGAGTCACATATTATACTTAATCCCCCTCATCAGATAATACCTGTACTTGGTTTGGTACTGAAGTTGTCCTAACAGTACAAATAAATTATCGCTATTTCTTCATAATGAATAGTTACCTTAATTCTAACTATGTTGTGTTCTAGAATAGAACCGTTTTCTTTCTTCCACATTTCATAGATATGGCgggtctttatttcatttttttctgatcttttggCAAACAAAGTTGCATATTCTGAGTGCAACCCAAACATTGGTCTTGCCTATTCCAAAGGCCGCCTTCTAATCTATGTGGAAAGAGGGATGTTGGTTCCAGGGAAGAGGCTGCTGTTTCCCTGAGTATCATGTCACTCTCAGCTCTACCACTGATCTCTGGCTTCCTGGGAATCCTGGGTTGTGGTCTTCCCTCAATGCAGTGTTGCTACCTAGGCTTGGGCTCTGCCTGTCCTGTTATTTCTGTCCGTACAACAACCCAAGTCTATGTTTAGGGAAGGGTGAAAGAAAACGGCAGTGAATTGTAATTTaggaaccagaaaaaaatgaaaatcttattcTAAGTATGATTTTAAGCATAGAATGAAGTTATCCATCTCATGGACACACATTCATTCCTAGCTTTAGGTTAACTCTCCATTTACAGAATACCTTGCTACTTCCCACACCACCCAGCTCCTAGAACTCAATAGTCAGTGGCAGATATTCCTAGAGTGTGAGTTACTTAGCCTAGGATGACACACTGAGGTGGAGCATGGCAGGAAACAAGCTTCAGAAGAATAATCTGGATGGACTTTTGTTCTAAGTCCTGGTTCGTTCAAAGTCCCTCCAGTTCTAAGTCAATCTCACTCATTAATTTATGGGTTTACTTTATTTGGGCTCCGATTTTTGTATGTAATCTGATGATCTATTTGAATCATATGAAAATTAACATGCATGGTAGATttcaaaaccaataaaaatgtatGACCAGTAGGAGATATAGAGAAGAGCTATTGGTCACTTTGGGTCCCGCCTAAAGAATTATCTGGATAGTTTTCATTCCATTATGTCCCTAGGCTTTTCCCTTTTGACACTAAAAGGCTCTACTGCTGTATCGTCCCCCTGTAAAATGGCATCTAGTTTTTTCCTACTGTAAGTTAAGGAAAAGTCGACATACAGTAACAAGCTTCCCTTCAACAAGCTGCTTGATTGTAGTGAGTGGAACCATCACCATGGGTAAAATGGAGTCGAATATTTGAAAGCAGGAATGACCTAGAAAAGCAAAAGATATAGCCACTGCTAGAATATTTGATgggttctctttctctgaaggCATGATTGATGCATAAAGCAGCCACCTAACTAATCTTTAAGCACTTGCTTCTCCTATGGTAAGTTTTAGAAAAGCTCCTGCGTCATAAGTTTTGCTAGTtgaaaaagaaacccagaaaatTTGGGGTGTTTCCTGGGTTGTGCCTTGAGACCTCCCCTCCCTTCAAGCTGCAAATTATAGAGAAGCCTGTTCTTTTCTCATAGGTGTACACCTATAAGCTATACCGTCAACTTACATTATATGCTACCACTTACCACAAGCAACTACATTCTGCCACATTGCATAAAAATGATTATCATTGTAATCATATATCAGCACAATGAGATGATGAGATAATATCAAGACTCCAGTACTTTCCCTGCATGCTTAACAATTGATTGCAGTCACAGACACATTGCCAGCCTGTTCCAACCTACTAGATGGAGTCAGAAGTTTATGTTCCATTACAAGGGGGGCTTCCCGTAGGCTGTGGGGTGTACTTGTATGCATATCTGTTGTGAGTTTCTAGAAGTTATTCTTGAAGGTTACACATCATTCTCTGGATTATTCTCTTGTAAAACTCTCTAGGGGGTTCTCATGTGTCAGGGCAATAAATTCATTCCAAGACAGCATTTGGGATATCATAAGAGATCTTATGAACTAAAACAGACAAATACACCATAATCAACAATACCTGGAGATACGGAGATTAACTTGTCTAGCCTCATAAAATGTTCACATCAATTTCCCCTGAAGTATCAGACCCAtctgtataaaaattatttatctgaaCCAAGACAGAGATTAAGTCTAGCAGGCTGGAACATTGTTATCCCAAATAAAAGCAAGATGTGATCATGTGTAATGGCCACATCATTTAAAGGGCTCAGTCCCCATGGTATTTTTGTAACCATTTGTACTAATAGAAactctagatttttttcccctttctttgttGCTGAATTCTTAGAAGTTGATTTTTATGAAATGTGTGATTGTTTTTATCCAGTTGTGTCATCTGAAGTTTCTATTTAGGAATTCTAAGACAGAGGGATGAAGAAGTCCTGGTCTTAATGCATTTATCAGTGTTGGATTATTTATATTAGTTTGAAGATACATATTACTACTGTTCTTGcatcatatttttctaaatgtgGAAATGTTTGGCTTTTGTTGGATTTGCAGTCTACGTCTCCAGCTTGAAACGAAGCATTACCCCTCCCCTCAAATGTTTAGAGTAGTAAATCCACCTGAAAGTCATATTTGAAAGCTTTCCTATTGTACTCATCTATTttacgttttgttttgtttttgtttttccttcttcttttagtGTCAGCCAAACCAAGACCCCACAGTGATGAATATTCCAAGAAGATTCCTCCTCCAAAACCAAAACGGAATCCAAACACTCAGCTCAGCACATCTTTTGACGAAACGTATATCAAGAAGCACGTGCCCCGGAGGACCTCACTCCCTCgggacccctccctctcccaggtcAGCAGCCCCTCAGGGGACCCCGAGGAGGAGGAGCCCGTGTACATTGAGATGGTGGGGAACATTCTCAGAGACTTCCGGAAAGACGAGGACGACCTGAGTGAGGCCGTCTACGAAGAAATGAAATACCCCATTTTTGATGACTTAGGCCAAGACTCCAAGTGTGACCTGGACCATCACAGTTGTTCTTCGCAGTGTGCTACTCCCACGGTGCCTGACTTGGACTCGGCCAAGCCCTCAGTGCCATGTACCCCAAAGGGTTTGCTCTGTGACATCCCTCCACCCTTTCCCAACCTGCTTTCTCATAGACCCCCGCTGCTGGTGTTCCCCCCGGCCCCTGTGCAGTGCTCCCCCAACTCTGACGAGTCTCCGCTCACCCCCCTGGAGGTCACAAAGCTTCCTGTGTTGGAAAACGTGTCTTATATGAAACAGCAGGCCGGGGCGTCACCATCCTCCTTGCCGTCTCAGCCCTCCGGCCACCCTAAACTGGAGAAGGACCAGGCCGGAGCCCTGGGACCCGTTCCTGCTGCCTCGGTTCTCTCCTCGTCCCCTCCCCCGCCTTCCACTCTGTACCGAACGCAGTCTCCCCACGGCTACCCCAAAAGTCACTCCGCCTCCCCGTCACCCGTCAGCATGGGCAGGTCCCTGACCCCGCTCAGCCTCAAGAGGCCCCCGCCCTACGACGCCGTGCATTCAGGCAGCCTCTCCAGGAGTTCTCCATCAGTGCCTCATTTGACCCCCAGACCGGTGTCGCAAGATGGGAGCAAGATGGTCAATGCCTCGGTCAATACCTACGGGTCGGCTCCGAGCGGCTCCCGGTCCAGAACACCCACGAGTCCTTTGGAAGAACTAACCAGCCTCTTTACCTCGGGACGCAGCCTGCTGAGGAAGTCGTCCAGCGGCCGCCGCCCTAAAGAACCTGCAGAAAGTAAGTACACAGACGCTTTCGTTTGTGACTTGAGGGCAGTGAACCCCGTGATGTACAGATAAGGCACGTGGTAGTGATATTTGGTCCTTTTAGTTGAAATCTCAAGATGTGTGGTTTTGCTTTTGCCATATCAAAGGAAATAGTGCGTTCTCATGGGTCCTTAAAAGTGAAAGACAGAGGCAGGGCAGTCTGAGTCAGAGAGATGAAGATGCTGCCCCTCtgggttttgaagatggaggagggggcccTGAGCCAAGAAATCAGGAAACCTCTAGAAGATTGAATAGTCAAGGGaagagattctcccctagagccttcagaaggaatggCAGCCCGGCCTACCGGCTTCATTTTAGGCAAGggaaacccatttcagacttctgcctTCTAGAATTGTAAAGTAATAAATTTGTGTCATACTTTTAagacgccaaaaaaaaaaaaaataggagatagTGCATTCTGAGAGAACTAAAAGGGATGGTCTGCACAAtataacatattaaaaagaatcagttttaaatataaaataaagtgaatgatcTAAATTCTTCAGGGTCTCTGGGAAATCTAACAAAGAAAACAGATCACTATAAAATGTTTAGGTACATGCCTCGATTTGGGCgggaaattatacatttaaattatacattCAAACATGGAATTGGTTAagtgttaaaattattttgtattaaaagcCTGCTTGAGCAAATCTGTTTTAGAAAGCCTTTGCTGCAAAGAAACCAATTCGAATAGaatcattacttttttaaaaaaacaatgaatgatTCTCTCCACATACTTCATGTTGTTACATTCTTACTTTCCTGCTAAACTAGAATAGGCTcactctttcccttttaaaacccTTGGTAATTAGCATCTTATTCCCATGGTACTCTTCCTATATCCATCAATATATAAATTACAGAAAGATTACTAAGTCATAAATAGGAGGGGAACATTATATTTACCCCTGAATTTCAAAGACCAGGGAATGTCTCTCTCTGAATGGCTAATCCTTTTGTGAGCCCCACATCACTGCCTAATGGTATTGTAAAGTCAAAACAGATCCCAGTTTTCTCAATGTTCATTTCATTAAATTACActgctttcctttatttaaaaatgcctTAGGGCACCTAAGCTGAAAATTAATCACTTACATCTCAAATGATCCCACCGCAGGATTTTATTATTCTACTCATACAGTTACATTGAGGAccttctttaaaggaaaagaactcTTCAACGTGtctgatgaagatgatgatgacacTCCTTAGATAATTAATATTCATTGGTAGTTAAAAGCCATttatcttgtctttttttctctttaaccaGAGATTTATGAAGGCATTAACCACTTAAATAATtctactccctccctccccaataaaaacatttcatttaccTGACTGAAAGGCAAAAACTTCTCATATCTTAGACATATCTCGAATTAAATACATACATGaatacactaaaatattttaaaaattattttaataattgaatTAAAACTAGGAACCTCCTATTTCTAGAGtggtggttctcagctggggtgAATTTGCCCCCAGGGACAttcagcaatgtctggagacatctttggttgtcacaactggggatgCTACTGACATCAAGTGgatagagaccagggatgctccCCTCAACagcctacaatgcacaggacaacctgatacaaaaattaaaaaaaaaaaaaaaaagcaaggaacagaaaaaaaaggattatCTCATCCacaatgtcaatagtgccaagtaTGGGAAACTCTGATCTAggcaatttattaaaattgaaagtTTTTTCCATACGATTGATTTGGTTTAAACACAGATAAGTAAGGTTTTtggaaaaagttgaaaaaaaataaaggaaaagattttacTCTCAAAATACGTAGCGGTTAGTATGAAATTAGTAGAAGTTTCATCCAAGAATTGGTGAAATTAGCCAATATTCTCCCTACCTACCAGTTTCTTTGGAGGGTTCTTAGCAGCTCCAGCTGGCAGCTATACCAGTTAGCTAGAAaaagtatatgtaaaaaaaagtgattaactAATGAAGTTATTTCAAGAAAAATCCATCTGTTAGAATCAGTCTATGTGCTATATGTCACAGACTTCTCCATTCGACTCCAAAATGAGCTTTGTGTGCTTCTAAAACCAAGCTTGTACATGGAGAAGTGATCTAGGCTCTTTATAGCTTTTTAGAGATCCAAGGATTAAATTCCTTCCCATGTGCTATTAACTGTGTATCAACCCTTCAGAGGAAGGTCATGCCCTGGGTTACATGAATTCCAATACTTTACACaaatggaagggaggaaaaatgCACATAGTGTTTCTAATGAATAATCCAATTCCATTTACTTTTGACTctggaagaaaatagaaaaacactcTGATGTTAACAAAATCATAGGAGCTCTCAGAATCTTCCTGTAATCCAAAATGTAGATCCAAAATCGTTGATAATTGAAAGTTAACCTACAGTTACTGCTGCAGTACACTCAGTGATACAACTATCTCCTTCACTCTTGACAGTTTGGATTTGTAGACACCTGCTGATAACAAAGGGACAAGATAAGTGATATGAAGTAGTATAACATTCATGACCCCTGAGTCACatttggcattttttttacatttcagagATAAAAGTAAGACTGGTATTTCTGTGCTCCATACCCTTCTAGGTTTACTGGAAATGTCAATTTTTCGAGTTTTCTGATATTCAATTCAAAGCAAATATATccactttaatttaaaaacctatgtcaaataaaatttatcccttcaacttttatttttaataatctataaAAGATACACCTAATTTAATAATTTCATATCTTACAGGAGTATAATTATTGATGGGGATTGCAAAAtaggaaagagataaaataagacAATAGTGGTAGACCATGAATCCATTTCATTTTGCTTCACCATTTTCTAAATACAGCCTCCATATTAATTGTTCTAGGAAGCACGTTTTTCCTAGTTGATGTGACATTATTACGTTGTTTAACTGTATATGAGTATACTAAtgataatacatttatttgaattggttattattaatatttttttaaatttgtgcagAGAGATAGAGGACGTAAGGCATGTAAGGAGTGATTAACTTGtattttattgctgtaaatttCTGTGTCTATACGACAAGTAGGTGAAGTACAAATATGTTTTGTGGTGAATTTGGAGACTCAAATGATAATTTTCTACCTAtcatttttatcttcctttttcacatttttattttatatatccttTGATTGGAATCTTTAGAACACCTAAGTCATGAATGGGccatgatattattttattttaataaatcaagAGCCATGAATCATAGAAATTATTAGCCAGAATCAAGTGAGAAAAAACTCTTTCATCCCgtcaaataagaaatattttaaaaataaagtttagccTCTATTTAATATAAATGCATGAATGTATGTTTCTATGAAAATGTACAAGGCATAATGAAggatataattacattttataatatacttgagagagagaatgtgatagaaaagttaaaagtggaaaaatgtaaagagaaaattttaaaaaagaaagaaacatgaaacatcaaAGAGAAAAGTCTAATTaaaaaactgaggcaccaagaaaaatacacacacacacacacaatgcacacaTCAGGTCAAATggacatataaacaaatataggTGCCAACATATGAAGCACATACAAAGGTACACAGAGAACCAGAGAAGAAGCACCAAAACACAGTAGGGCCAAAGAaggatcaaaggaaaaaaaaagacgcAAGCTCACTCATCTGgtattgccatatatatatatatatatatatatatatatatatatatataNNNNNNNNNNNNNNNNNNNNNNNNNNNNNNNNNNNNNNNNNNNNNNNacaaagaaaaaaaaaagacacaagccCACTCATATgttattgacatatatatatatatatatatatatatatatatatatatatatatataaatggtggGTTGGCATTGCCAAAGACCTTCATCATACTCAATAATATTCCACATTAATGGAGATACACAATTTTCTGCTGTTAAATCTTTCAGCCCTTTAAAAAGACTCCTATTTAAGACTTTGAGATGTTAtgttacatttttacatttatagatATAAATGTGTCCTATAGGTCTGATGAAACACGGTTGGGAATCAGATGTAAACTTTGACTTTCCATtcactttcttaaaaaacaacagcagcaacaaaaaccaaacacaaagaCAACAACCCAAAGCAaccatcaaacaaacaaaataaaaccaaaacattacCCCATGCTCTCCATGCCCTCACACACATACCTGTCTCAGTTTTCATGTAACTTGAGGTCCAGCGATGCCTAAAATATTAGGCATTGCTGGTGAAGCAACTGATCCAGCCTCCTCTTactaatttaattgaaaaataattttaaattgaaaaaacaatGATTTTGGAAGGAAATCTCTTAAAAcacatttctgtatgttgatAGTATCCCACTTTTAGGAAAAAGGAGGGGTATGCTAACATCACTTAGCCGTCTGTATGATTCAGGGTCACTGTGGTGATCACCAGTGCGTGTGTACTATGTGCTAACGCACATGAAGCTTCCATCAAGGTGACCTGAGCAGGGGAGACCTCACACAGGGGTGGCTATGATTGTCCTGTCATTTTTAGTAGCAGTGACAGCATTGATAGATTAACTGTGATACTGGGGTGTCCTCAGGAGGGCTATTTGAGGTTGTATAGCTGACTAACCCTCTACAGATCTACCATTTAAGTTCACGTAaattcttctgtctttttctcgTGGTTTTCCTGCCTCGTCTCTTTCTTCCAGGTAGTTCTGTTGATGcaccctccccttctttcctatTCTCCTTTCATGCTTTTCCTTATTGTATTGTATTATCACACCATTAATCAGTTGTGGACCAAGAAACCAGATACCCAAACTTGTCTGCAGAGCCTCTCATCTAACTCATGTGTGTGACTTCAGGGTAGGGACTTTGTGACCTTGACTTCCAAATGCCACTTGAATCCATTTACTAAGTCTTGGATGAAGTTCTTGGATTCATGTCTGAGATGGTCAGGGATATTCACTTCCCAAGAACTAAGCTGTCCTGGGAAACATGGAACGAATGTTACTTTATTTTAGGAGAACTTACACTTTTTGTTTAGCctattgaaaataatatttttcagtaaaatctAGCAAACGCACTAGCTAAggactttattttctctccttttattcctATGAAAGCAGAGACTGACAAAGATTGGGTAGGACAGAGAAGCAAAGGGGATGGGCAGGGAAGAGAGCCCAGGTGTCTGGATCTTTCATTTGCTGTGGGGAATGGGTGAGCCTTCAGCCTGTGACGGCCCACTGCCAAGCATGTTGGCTTTGAGCAGAGCTTCTGGGTGTGTGGCGACTAGAAGCCACCTGGCCAGAGTTGGGGGGAGGCAGGATATTGAACCTCTGGAACACACAGATCCTTCAAAGGCATTTAGGAGTTGAGCTACACCCAGAATAACTGAAGGGATCTCAGAGGATATGACAAGGAGGATTCCAGAAGGCCTGGCAAGACCAAGGCCTATAGGTTCTGctaaatttcttaaataaaaccATGACTCTTGTCAGGTTCTTTTCCTGCTGTTTATTTCTTGCCTTCCTGCTCAGAGCCCCACACTGTGGCCTCAGACTGGTTTCTGCCTTAGCAAGACTCCTTCTAGTAGCTCAGAAGGAAAATTGAGCCTGCACCTGGGTTATGAGGATGCTCTCAGTCCAGGACGCTGGGGACATGCTCCAGGGAAGATCCTTGAGTCATTCAAAGCACagtgggtgggacttccctggtggagcattggttaagaatctgcctgccaatgcaagggataagggttcgagccctggtcggggaagatccaacatgtcgcagagcaactgagtccgagtgccacaactactgagccgcgcacctagagcccgtgctccgcaacaagagaagccactgcaatgagaagcctgcgcgccgcagcGAAGAATAGCTCCCGCTCGCtagccgctactagagaaagcccgcgggaagcaacaaacacccaatgcagccaaaaaaaaaaaaatttttttaaaaaccaaaaaagacaaaccacagcgGGCTAAGGACCTCCTGCATTATATTCACCTGCctattgttaaaaatacagattcctgggctttATCATAGATTGACCTGTTCAGTGAGAAATCCTGGAGGTTGGACCTGGGATCAGGACTTTTCAAGGACACTCCCCAGTAGTATTTATGCCTATTATCTAACAGTAACTCAGGGGAATACGGCTAAATATTACCAACACCATTTACTTGTGTGCAAGAGAAACCTATAACACATTGCTTTCATCTAACAAAGTCAAAAACAGAATTTgtgtaagagaaagaagaggaaggggaaaaagtaaaactcagaTAACTTGAAACGAGtgaatgttgtttttctttccttaaataaGCTACTGATTAGTTGGCAACTTGCAAAAAAACCATCAGGGTCATCCGGTTGGATCAGCAGGGAAAAGTATTTTACTACCTCAAGGTTCTTCTGGAGACCTTCAGAGTTTAACATTGTATCACATGGTGGGCAATGTGTGAATTGTCCATTCTTGTTCTTACTTATAACCTTCCTCTTAGTCATGCTAGGTCTGTGTTATTTACTTCATCAGAATTTGTCAACACTTAAATGTGAGAACCACTGGTAAGAACTACTTCAGGCAggagttgtttctgtttttcag from Physeter macrocephalus isolate SW-GA chromosome 2, ASM283717v5, whole genome shotgun sequence encodes the following:
- the NYAP2 gene encoding neuronal tyrosine-phosphorylated phosphoinositide-3-kinase adapter 2 codes for the protein MKSSRMMSSNPEEDPLDTFLQYIEDMGMKAYDGLVIQNASDIARENDRLRNETNLAYLKEKNEKRRRQEEAIKRIGGEVGRGHEGTYVGKHFRMGFMTMPAPQDRLPHPCSSGFSVRSQSLHSVGGTDDDSSCSSRRQPPPKPKRDPSTKLSTSSETVNSTVASKSGKGPERNEVSAKPRPHSDEYSKKIPPPKPKRNPNTQLSTSFDETYIKKHVPRRTSLPRDPSLSQVSSPSGDPEEEEPVYIEMVGNILRDFRKDEDDLSEAVYEEMKYPIFDDLGQDSKCDLDHHSCSSQCATPTVPDLDSAKPSVPCTPKGLLCDIPPPFPNLLSHRPPLLVFPPAPVQCSPNSDESPLTPLEVTKLPVLENVSYMKQQAGASPSSLPSQPSGHPKLEKDQAGALGPVPAASVLSSSPPPPSTLYRTQSPHGYPKSHSASPSPVSMGRSLTPLSLKRPPPYDAVHSGSLSRSSPSVPHLTPRPVSQDGSKMVNASVNTYGSAPSGSRSRTPTSPLEELTSLFTSGRSLLRKSSSGRRPKEPAEKSTEELKVRSHSTEPIPKLDNKERGHHGASSSREPIKAQEWDGTPGPPVVTSRLGRCSVSPTLLAGNHSSEPKVSCKLGRSASTSGVPPPSVTPLRQASDPQQSQVACMQWFHGDHTMLEMIEKKRCLCKEIKARQKTEKGLCKQDSMPILPSWKKNAGTKKYSPPPYSKQQTVFWDTAI